A single Cottoperca gobio chromosome 7, fCotGob3.1, whole genome shotgun sequence DNA region contains:
- the adora1b gene encoding adenosine receptor A1b — protein sequence MPGALFSAQSLYIGMEVVIAVASVIGNVMVVWAVKINKSLRDTTFCFIVSLALADIAVGALVIPLAITISIGLQTHFYSCLLVACTVLVLTQSSILALLAIAIDRYLRVKIPTRYKRVVTPRRAALAVVICWTVAFIVGLTPMLGWNNLKHLQQNGSISSDLIITCQFENVISMDYMVYFNFFGWVLPPLLVMLVIYAEIFYVIHKQLNNKKFTTSHADPNKYYDKELKLAKSLALVLFLFAVSWLPLHIINCITLFCPDCEKPMVLIYIAILLTHGNSAVNPIIYAFRIKKFRTAFRKIWQQYFCCKDTPALEIQPSDRKEMPNPEPTPQPPQKGILKSDLPQQQPPPTELQQDQRTEPPQQPKEHPPLLEQNTV from the exons ATGCCCGGAGCACTTTTCTCAGCGCAGTCGCTCTACATAGGAATGGAGGTGGTGATTGCAGTTGCGTCTGTAATCGGGAATGTGATGGTGGTTTGGGCGGTGAAAATTAATAAATCGTTGCGTGATACCACGTTTTGTTTCATCGTCTCCCTGGCTCTGGCGGATATTGCAGTAGGAGCCCTCGTCATCCCTTTGGCCATTACTATCAGCATCGGACTCCAAACTCACTTTTACAGCTGCCTGCTCGTGGCGTGCACAGTGCTGGTGCTGACTCAAAGTTCAATCCTTGCACTTCTGGCTATTGCAATTGACCGCTATCTCAGGGTCAAGATCCCGACCAG GTACAAGCGGGTGGTGACCCCTCGGCGAGCGGCGCTGGCAGTAGTGATATGCTGGACGGTGGCTTTCATTGTGGGGCTCACCCCCATGTTAGGCTGGAACAACCTGAAGCACCTCCAGCAGAATGGCTCCATCAGCTCTGACCTCATCATCACATGCCAGTTCGAAAACGTCATCAGCATGGACTACATGGTCTATTTCAACTTCTTTGGCTGGGTGCTGCCACCGCTGCTGGTCATGCTGGTCATCTACGCAGAGATCTTCTACGTGATCCATAAGCAACTCAACAATAAGAAGTTCACCACCAGTCACGCCGACCCCAACAAGTACTATGACAAGGAGCTGAAGCTTGCTAAATCACTGGCTCTggttctttttctctttgccGTCAGCTGGCTCCCCCTTCACATCATCAATTGCATCACACTCTTCTGCCCTGACTGCGAGAAGCCCATGGTCCTCATCTACATCGCCATTCTGCTCACCCACGGCAACTCTGCTGTCAACCCAATTATCTACGCTTTCCGTATTAAGAAGTTCCGCACGGCGTTCAGGAAAATCTGGCAGCAATACTTCTGCTGCAAGGACACACCGGCTCTGGAGATTCAGCCCAGTGACAGAAAAGAGATGCCCAATCCAGAGCCGACTCCACAGCCCCCTCAGAAAGGAATCCTAAAATCTGATCTACCCCAACAGCAGCCGCCTCCAACTGAGCTGCAGCAGGACCAGAGGACCGAACCTCCCCAACAACCTAAAGAACATCCGCCCTTACTAGAGCAGAACACAGTCTAA